A region from the Anomaloglossus baeobatrachus isolate aAnoBae1 chromosome 11, aAnoBae1.hap1, whole genome shotgun sequence genome encodes:
- the NPHS1 gene encoding nephrin: protein MDAVAIILISCLCCLRGFAGLQQVFRVQPDNITAVQGSTQVLVCEVEHASGTVQWVKDGLLLGPERTVPGFPRYTMSGDPKKGENNLRIERCELSDDAQYHCQVGRSEVSMGIMSYAAILTVLIPPEHPVFKEHVAGSSVTWVYGVEYPVTCSVLNAKPAATLTITKNGGEVSGSSSSQPGSISKLENTEATAMVIPQSADNGKLLVCSALNPALQTPLTVSFTMNVLFPPDIPVIKGYEESSVKSEEALKLTCTSHSGNPLATLQWLKNDEVVYYYWETDNNKRLSRSFLTLNIKPEHNRAVISCEALNHVTPVVLRTSITLNVLFLPTKVTIIGSSSGPENTSLSFSCFTASSNPPVYIRWWLGSVELENTIVTVTDSDHGGKITMSNMTTVVQREHNGMALTCEAFNEALLFTKANSVQLSVNYPPQKIWIEVPPLDTRFRAGTRVKMLCFSSGGHPPPRVAWFKDKKMVQGGKMVTAGKIVSIEVIIETVPSDNQAIYRCNSTNGAGKNTLTATTKLHIQFPPIDVKINNPPKYSKRGSIITLKCETGSSNPEATISWIKDGVILNGKDLGIKSAQFGGKSTSSSLTIRVSSADNGKHISCEAYSKALSETVNTFHKLNVLFPPEFTDQQPTVVQAVEHGAALIPLYIRANPIAVNYTWSLRGQVLNREGAHRHHLKEGGSLEIWNVSRADSGVYGVNCVNTEGKNSTAVQLDVHYSPTIRSLVDPTEVDLGGRAELVCVADANPVSDAMFQWRWLGDEERDLSGLERQVNGVTGRLVINDAKRSDAGRYECTVDNGIPPAVKADARLVVRFKPEIEKGVHLSKVAVPGDGKTSTGLECKADGIPNVAFSWAKNGITLDFKDPRYSVKTSHELWIHRSTLIIANVSAVHDYAIFTCTATNALGVDSFSIQLVSTSRPDPPTDLKILSATHNSVTLEWKKGFDGGVEQQFRVRYRMSDANSYMYVDVFPPQSTVFTIVGLKGGTVYNFSVNAVNKLGDSDYADGGAVLTVVTQVDTDVKSPEPTQLAPPTPETDDFQWTPYMFAAIGAGGAFLLLSNAGIVFCLVRKFRRKLKEGEVLKKDESAPHGALNEYGDGELINAQAKKTLLIDSGSETGSSAYQDSGSESGLYYYPTRDYQPSLSPHYESVERGDPETQSWADGGYEDWYGASDHHEYEEVRGGFPPSHTGQWQHGAADRGEQPWDGYQGPGGRVYDEPDFPPSATYETPYGGQGHLV, encoded by the exons TTCCTCCAGAACATCCTGTGTTTAAGGAACATGTAGCCGGAAGTTCAGTCACGTGGGTCTATGGAGTAGAGTATCCGGTCACCTGTAGTGTCCTCAATGCCAAACCTGCAGCTACCTTGACCATCACCAAAA ATGGAGGGGAAGTTTCAGGATCATCCAGTAGTCAACCGGGATCCATCAGCAAGCTGGAGAACACTGAAGCTACAGCAAT GGTCATCCCACAAAGTGCAGATAATGGAAAACTGCTGGTTTGCTCTGCGCTAAATCCGGCTCTTCAGACACCACTGACCGTGAGCTTCACCATGAATGTGCTAT TCCCCCCTGACATCCCAGTCATTAAAGGTTATGAAGAATCATCTGTTAAGTCTGAGGAAGCCTTAAAACTGACCTGTACCTCCCATAGTGGAAATCCTTTGGCAACTCTACAGTGGTTAAAA AATGATGAAGTGGTGTATTATTACTGGGAGACAGACAATAACAAAAGACTTTCTAGAAGTTTTCTGACTCTGAATATAAAGCCGGAGCATAATCGGGCTGTGATAAGCTGCGAAGCGCTCAATCACGTGACACCGGTGGTCCTCCGGACCAGCATCACTCTTAATGTTCTCT TTCTTCCCACCAAAGTAACGATTATCGGATCATCCAGCGGTCCGGAGAATACATCTCTATCATTCTCCTGTTTCACTGCATCAAGTAATCCCCCCGTGTACATCCGGTGGTGGCTGGGGTCCGTAGAGCTGGAGAACACTATAGTCACTGTAACTGAT TCGGATCACGGTGGGAAGATCACAATGTCAAATATGACCACGGTGGTCCAGAGGGAGCACAATGGCATGGCGCTGACCTGCGAGGCTTTCAATGAGGCTCTTCTCTTCACCAAGGCAAATAGCGTCCAGCTCAGCGTAAACT ACCCTCCTCAGAAGATCTGGATTGAGGTTCCTCCATTGGACACTCGTTTTCGGGCCGGAACGCGTGTGAAGATGCTCTGCTTCTCCAGCGGTGGTCACCCGCCACCTCGAGTCGCGTGGTTTAAG GATAAGAAGATGGTGCAAGGTGGAAAGATGGTAACTGCGGGAAAGATTGTGTCCATAGAGGTCATCATCGAAACTGTGCCGAGTGACAACCAGGCAATTTACCGCTGCAATTCCACCAATGGCGCGGGGAAGAACACATTGACTGCCACGACCAAACTGCACATCCAGT TTCCTCCAATTGATGTTAAAATAAACAACCCACCCAAATATTCTAAACGTGGGAGCATCATCACTCTGAAGTGCGAGACTGGAAGCAGTAATCCAGAGGCGACCATATCCTGGATCAAGGATGGAGTAAT TTTAAATGGAAAAGATCTGGGGATAAAGAGTGCACAATTTGGTGGAAAGTCGACCTCCAGCAGCCTCACTATAAGAGTATCCTCAGCAGACAATGGAAAACATATCTCATGCGAAGCCTACAGCAAAGCCTTGAGTGAAACCGTCAACACCTTCCATAAGCTCAATGTTCTGT TTCCTCCAGAATTCACCGATCAGCAGCCAACGGTTGTCCAAGCCGTGGAGCACGGTGCAGCCCTCATCCCATTATACATCCGGGCCAACCCGATCGCCGTCAACTACACCTGGAGTCTACGGGGGCAAGTACTGAACCGAG aaggagCTCACAGACACCACTTGAAAGAAGGGGGCTCCCTGGAGATTTGGAACGTAAGCCGAGCCGACTCTGGGGTATACGGCGTAAACTGTGTGAATACAGAGGGGAAGAACAGCACCGCCGTACAACTGGACGTTCACT ATTCTCCGACCATTCGCAGCCTCGTTGACCCAACAGAGGTGGACTTAGGTGGGAGAGCGGAGCTTGTGTGCGTTGCCGATGCAAATCCCGTGAGCGACGCCATGTTTCAGTGGAGATGGCTG GGAGATGAGGAGAGAGACTTGTCCGGTTTGGAAAGACAGGTTAATGGTGTAACTGGGCGACTCGTTATCAATGATGCCAAGAGGTCAGATGCCGGGCGTTATGAGTGCACCGTGGATAATGGGATTCCCCCagctgttaaggccgatgcccgtcTGGTTGTGCGTT TTAAACCAGAGATAGAGAAAGGCGTTCACCTGAGCAAAGTGGCCGTTCCAGGGGATGGGAAAACCTCGACAGGGCTCGAATGTAAAGCTGACGGCATCCCGAACGTGGCCTTTAGCTGGGCGAAGAATGGCATCACCCTAGACTTTAAGGATCCCAG GTATTCAGTGAAGACGTCTCACGAGCTCTGGATTCACAGGAGCACACTGATCATCGCCAACGTCAGCGCGGTGCATGACTACGCCATCTTCACCTGCACGGCCACCAATGCATTGGGAGTGGACAGCTTCTCTATCCAGCTCGTCAGCACCA GTCGCCCTGATCCTCCTACGGATCTCAAGATCCTGAGCGCCACTCACAACTCAGTGACCTTGGAATGGAAGAAGGGATTTGACGGGGGCGTAGAGCAACAATTTCGAGTCCG GTATCGGATGAGCGACGCCAATAGTTACATGTACGTCGATGTTTTCCCACCCCAATCCACGGTTTTCACTATCGTTGGACTGAAAGGCGGCACGGTGTACAACTTCTCTGTGAACGCCGTCAACAAGCTGGGAGACAGCGACTATGCAGATGGCGGAGCTGTACTCACTGTGGTCACGCAAG TGGACACTGATGTGAAGAGCCCCGAACCCACACAACTGGCTCCTCCTACTCCAGAGACTG ATGATTTCCAATGGACGCCGTACATGTTTGCCGCCATAGGTGCAGGAGGGGCATTTCTCCTGTTATCTAATGCCGGAATTGTTTTCTGCCTGGTTAGAAAATTCCGAAGAAAACTAAAGGAAG GAGAAGTGCTGAAGAAAGATGAAAG CGCCCCCCATGGAGCCCTCAATGAGTACGGAGATGGAGAGCTGATCAACGCCCAAGCAAAGAAGACGTTACTGATTGACAGCGGCTCGGAGACTGGCAGCAGCGCTTACCAG GACAGTGGTTCAGAATCAGGACTATATTACTACCCAACACGGGATTACCAACCGTCACTGTCCCCCCACTATGAGAGCGTGGAGAGGGGAGACCCTGAAACTCAGAGCTGGGCAG ACGGAGGATATGAGGACTGGTACGGGGCTTCTGACCACCATGAATATGAGGAAGTTCGGGGAGGCTTTCCACCTTCTCACACAGGACAATGGCAACATGGAGCCGCA GACAGAGGGGAGCAGCCGTGGGACGGATACCAGGGACCAGGAGGCCGGGTATACGATGAACCAGACTTTCCACCATCTGCAACTTACGAGACGCCATACGGGGGGCAGGGACATTTGGTGTGA